Genomic segment of Citrus sinensis cultivar Valencia sweet orange chromosome 7, DVS_A1.0, whole genome shotgun sequence:
ATAGAGACGGAATACTGATGCTCTGAAGCCTGGAAGAGCTCAACAATCTTTGAAGAGCATGGTTACTATGCAAGGTGATGGTCAACACGTTTAAATGTTCCAAATCGAGCAATTCCTCCACCAGACTGTCGAGAATTGAACCACATTCAAACATTCTCAATACTCGTAACATCTTTAGATTTGAGATCACTTGTGGTGAAATTCTAGACAGTCGAAATGTATACTCCAAGTTCAAACATTTAAGATTTACCAGGTACTTCAACTCCATTGGCAATCTTTCTAGTATACTATTTGACAGGTCAAGATACTGCAGTGAAGCTAAGTTTGAAATCTCAAATGGTAAATCGCTATGTGAAAGCTTTAAAACTCTAAGAGCGGCCATGGATTTGAAGAAATGATAATTGACCttgtcattttcaaaatagttTGAATTGAGAAACAGAGTAAGGAGACGAGGAGAATTTGGAGACACTGTAAGtctcttaattttattatccaTCAGCGACATCCTTGTAACATCCTTCCACATTCCGACACTCGGTGCTTCAGTTAATCCTGCACCTGTAAGAACCAAAAACTTTTCCTTCTCGTTGTCCATTGTAGATGCAATCCACAGAGCCATGTCACGGACCACATCATGCATTTTTACACAATCATCTTTCTCCTCCTCCAACAAACACGCATGAAGAAGATTACGAATAAGAGAGTATCCTTGATTTCGTGCTTCAATTCCATCAAGATCATCTAAAAACCCCTCACATATCCAGCAATCTATCAAGTCCTCAATGGAAATTCTATAATCTTCTGGAAATAATGTACAATACAGGAGACAAAATCTAGTTGCATCGCTGGGTAAAAAATCGAAACTAAATTTCAAGCGCGAAAATACCCTTTTCTCCATACCTGCAAATTTAGAGGCTGAACTCCTTAGGACCTCAATTGCATGTTCCCACTCTCGAGGAGTCTTCCTGGAAGCCATGGCTCGACCCACAGTAATTAGAGCAAGTGGCAAACCACCACAGTCTTTGGCTAAAGTTTCAGCGAGTTCAGGAATGTCAGGATGACTATCAAGGGTGTCTGCTCCAACTTTCTGCTCAAATAATTTCCATGCATCATCGTATCTCAGGCACTCAACTTTGAAGGATCTGTGAGCTTCCATTTGGCCACACACCCCAAACTCACGAGTCGTGAAAACCACCTTATTAGATACACTTGTACGGCTTGGAATAGGTAAACCCACTTGATCTAAATCAACAAGCTCCCATATGTCGTCCAATAATAACACAAACTTTTTCTTGCTCAAGATTTTGAATATTTCCTGAGCTTTCTCTTGCATACTTTTGTTCTTCCAAGATTCGTTAAACAAACCAATCTTTTTGGCAATACTTTCTTGAATCTTTTCAAGCTGCAAGTCCCTGGACACCACAACCCAAAtgacaaaatcaaaatggttTGGCGTGTCGAAGAACCTGTTGTTGATTTGGGTCAACAGAGTAGTTTTACCCACCCCTCCCATGCCGTACAAGCCAACAATTCCCGCATGCTCTTCCATGAGGCATCTCCAAACTCTGTCAAATGTTAATTGCAGGCCTACTACTGTCGGCGGAAGAGGTCTTTCATCAACTGGATTCTCTGGTACCGGTTGAGCCACGTCTTTGAAATCTCCTTCTTGCCTTAAACTCCTCACTTCTCGCAATGTCCTGAACACCTTCTTCCCCAGCTTGTAGGTTGACTTACTGCACCTGGATTCTGGGTACTCTTCTTCCTTCAATTTTTCGACTTTAGATCCCACTTCTTGCACCCTCGAAATCCAGCCATGCACTTGTTCCAGCGGCTTCATCTGTTGTTGTTCAGCAACGATAATTCTAATCTTGACATCATTTCTTACTTCAGTCAACCTTCGCACTTCTTCCTTCAGGGCACGAATATTATCTTGTAGATTACACACATACCCTGCTTTTCTGACAGTGCAATCGAGGCAACGTGAAATAGTGTCATCACATGTGAATGAGGGTGAGCAAACGTTTCCCATGGTGATTAATTGCAGcaaggggaaaaaaacaatGAGCGATTGTTATGATGGagaaaaggttttatttgctTCTGGCCTGAAGATGAAAATTAGATCAAGAAATATGGTTATGACACTGCAAGTCTGCAACGCTATTTATTAAGTGggtgagattttaaaaattcgtGCAATTTGTTAGCTTTTGGCTGATAGTGATGAAAAGGAAgggaaaatgacaaaaaaattacatctcATAAGCCCTAGAATTGTTTATTGGTAGTGTCCctatttccttttattttctcatatattatatttgtttgaataaaaattagatttgaTTACTAAGTCCATACTTTGGGATGGCGATGAGGTGTGGGAGGGGTCGGCACTAGGCAGGCCTATCCCATTCCTTAcctcattaaaaattaaacttttattttctaataaatttaataaggatggaaaaaaaaattttatgtggagaataatttttcttttataatagttATAGATACttgattttagtaaattaaaaattaaagacttaaataaaatcatcaccatattataaagtatttaaattatcttaaaaaatctctaaaaatttgaaataatatcttgaaatgatatcaaaattaaaaaatatttaaagcgAGCAGTACCttaaatgagaaaagaaaatataataatattttagagttgaataagaattatattattagattttcttttatttatagtcTATTTATAttgagtaaaaataaaaagaaacttaTTAACcatattgtaattaataaaataaaaattattaaatatgaattaaaaaatatttatatataatcgGGATTGGGGTGGGGCGTACAAAACCAAACCCCATCCTTTTaagaatttgagaattttttttttccacattCTCCATTAttcctaaaaattatttaaaattcatccTACTTGAGGTGGGGTCCCAAATCCATGGAGAATTTTATCATCCCTTTCTATGCTGTCAAATTGAATTACAAACTGTTGATCGATggaattagaatatttttttggttcaatGGTGGCCGGCCAGAacgaaaaaaattacaaacttgAGGAGCTAAAATGaataatatgtaaattaaGACGGCCAAATCagaatatttacaaataaccCTTATGTTTCTCGAATTAAAACCACtcatttttgtcttttgtgatGTCAAATTACATTTAATCCTTTAtcttcctttttatttatagtttatttataacattatgTGTTTTGGCAAGTgactttttaaaatgtaattttattttatttaatatttttttttatttttttatttataagtttatgtGCTTTGGCTAGTGATctgttaaaatataattttatttcatttaatagtATTTCACtttctaaaagaataaatataacaataagcCTATGactagataatattaaataatatttttaataaaataaaaatattaaaaatttattcttttaaattaaataaaaaacattaaaaaataatatttattttttaagactcACAGTTgcttattctattttatttaatattatttaattttgaaaaataaatataataatcagCTATGagtaaatgatataaaataaaataaaataaatattatttattaattttttgagacTCATTACtggttatttaattttatttaaaattattcagtttcatgaaagaataaatataataataagtctTGActatataatgttaaataaaatcaaataaataatattaaaaatacttatttttaataaaataaataatattaaaaatttatcattttaaataaaataaataatattaattaaagattatattttcaagactcaaaactaattatttattttatttaatattatttagttttttaaaaaattaaatataataataagtctataactaaataacattaaataaaacaaaaaatgctataaataatattaaataaaataaaaataattaatattaaaaattatatatattttttaatgcttgCTACtgattatcttattttatttaaaaaaattttagttttttgaaagattaaatacaacaataagcctataaataaataatattaaatgaaatgagaataaattatattaattaatattttttaataaataaatgatattaaaaattaatttttaaataaaatatataatattaaaataaaatttattttttaagactcACTACTAAttaaacaacataaaattttaaacaatttggATGTATGTgctaaaagttttaattcttcaactcttttttgttttttataaatagCAGGGAGCataatgttaatatttaaataaatgaatctcTACCCTTAGATcttcatttttattgaatggaatgaccaataattaaaatcacaaaaaatcaaaatcaagtgGTACCTTATAACTGTTGCAAGGTAGTTGAACCCCATATAGAGTAACcgaagttatttttattttaaaatatttgaaagtaaatttattctGCTTTatttgaaagtaaatttattctGCTTTAAACCTAAATATCCTAATTCCACATGCACATCATTGCAAAACCGATCTTAAGAAGTTCCCGCAAGAATTTACGTTAACTTGTTCATTCAATGCGTCGTCACATTCAATGTGTCACacacaatttcaaataaaaattaaggacGCTGTTGTTTGTTGACTCgtgtaaaaaaagaaattaattaattaactaaaacaATTGAAGGGTCATCATTAACCcaagaagaaattaagagTTACGCTTTCCATAAGTTAATcctctaattttcttttgaaattgcTATTTTATTAAGTAGGTGAGGAATTTAATATTTCGCACAATTTGATTAGTAGTCATAAAGTCCAGGGGCCGGCGATTTCAACTGCCAACAAGTCTTCGGAGAAATGTTAGCTTTTGGctgatagaaaagaaaaggaattgCTCGTTTGTGGCGTCcccatttcattttattttctcatataAGTCCATGTTGTCAAATTGAAATACGAACTGTTAATCGGTGGAACTAGCAGATGTTTCGTTGAATGGCGGCCGGCCAGAATGAAAAAGTTACAAGCATAAGGGGCTaaaatgaataatatgttaattaaGATGgccaaatcaaaaaattttgaaataggTAGGCTAAATTTACCTTCACTAAGCATATGTGTTGACTCAAACTCTCAACTACCTCAATAATGAAATACGGAGGAGGTGCTCAGTATTTGACTAATTAATTAGTGGATTGTAACTCCGTATAAGGTTAATTAATAACAAGTGCCATGACTAAAAGCAAGTTGGCActaccaacaaagtgttggctccactggcaatggagtccccttaagtggcttgactgggtttgctccccagttcgagtcgcagggaagtcgcctttgttgggagaatctgtgcctcccggttcgagcggggacttctagtctgggttgtggtacgggcttaaaggtgcctcccacagttggggccctccccaggatacctcgtggataagaccaaaaaaaaaaaaaaaaaagcaagttGGCACTTGTTATTAATCCTTTCCTCTTAAAAGATAACGATTCCTTAATCTTTCCCTTTGTGAAACCACAAAAGGAGTTGtgtttaatttaatcttatatgaaactagaaaatagaaccgcgcttcacgtggctttgaaaaaaaaaattagtatttttttttcttactttacacttgatgaaactgataaaaaaatatgaattaatttttttttaatatgaggcagccttataaaaaattaaaaaagctattagccagcaatacaaataaaaaagcaatgcaagataaagaataaaatgagagaatatattatagagtgattttattcattccaattgtgtgtgtacaaaacaaaaagatgagctctcattttatagttacataatcacttcatgaaattaatgaaaaattatggattataattccttgtgagatagtgggagttatagggaaggTAAATGTTGCTCATGggagatagtggggagactaagagatatatgttatgaacatctacatttattttaataaattcataacactcccccttgAATGTTCATTAtaaagaatatgcctcattaaaatctttacataattgttattgtgtaataacaatcaaattaattatgagaagatgaaaagtcaaatttaaaagaaaatttttatatttattagataatagagaatatacaaagatgaaaaatggtgatgccacatcacctcttcAAGTctcagctttatatatatatatatagatagatgGGGACACAACTAATGAACCAGTTGGTATAAACAATTCTATGGCACctatcttataataaaatttccccatcttttaattttctattttctttctttctttctttctttcttatcaTCCATGGGTTGACAAGCAATgatacatttaaaatatcaacaacaaaaaaatgcaAGGAAATCATGGAATAGGTCAACCAATCAAAGTTGAGTTTAAGTACATATgttgttgatgcgagattctggttacGCTCTTCCTACGATCAGGATATCTGCTCGATCAACCTCACCTCGATCAAGATCTCTCCTCgtatgctttcttctcccagTATTCCTGCGTCCACAGAAACAAGTCAGAGCActccggttgttttcccggcgtaaaccctccgacgctcaagtcagatatgaaggctctgggaacgcttgccacagatCTTATGACTTTTTGgtagttttctcttctttagaaTTTCCTTAATCTCTGTTATAATCTCAAAATtactaacccttttaccttcgttggctacctttttataggcttctgAGCTCGGGTCTCCCCTCCATTCGTGCTCGTTATCCTCCTACCTCTCGAACGTGGACTCCCCATTTCCGTAGTTGTGGGTGGCTGCGTGGCcatcgtgcctagattctcggatTGGAGAGCATGCCTCGCCAACCGTCattgaccgggtctcctcgaatCAACACTTAGCAGGAATACAGCAGAAATGGCTTTATGCTTCTTACaggaaattggcctcgcggatgacgtgctcgtggaTGAGCAGGATATTCCTGCTCCCGCTCCCCCGGATACCAGGCTCTTACGGgacacaccggttcgcagaactctgccatcagatatctgctcattatgcctggtctcgtcgacgtatttctcccaaacaGATGTATCAAAGACTTTCTCATTAACAGTTGtacataataataacaattaaattcttCAACCTTATTCTCATCAATTAAGTGCATTCTTGTCtccaaacaaaagcaaattaaaCCATTCCTCTTTGTCGTGATCAGAATGGGAAACGTTTGCTCACCCTCATTCTCATGTGATGGCACTATTTCTCAATGCCTGGATTGCTCTGTTAGACAAGCAGGGTATATATGTTATCTCAGGGATAATCTTAAAGACCTGCGAAGAGAATCACAAAAGTTAATAGAAGAAAGGAATGACGTGCGGATAAGGGTTATCGTTGCTGAACAACAACAAatgaaacggcttgaacgggTGCAAGGGTGGTTTTCAAGGGTGCAAGACGTGTTATATGAAGTTGATCGACTGACGTTAGAAAGCAATCGCGAAGATGCGAAATTATGTCTTGGAGGCTTGTGTACCAAGATCTGCAAGTCAAACTACAAGTTCGGGAGAAAGGTGTTCAGGACATTGCGAGAAGTGCAGAGTTTAAGCCTTGAAGGAGATTTCAAAGAGGTGGCTCAACCAGCGCCAGTCAATCCAGTTGATGAAAGACCTCTTCCGACATCAGTTGTGGGGTTGCAATCAACATTTGAAAGAGTTTGGAGTTGCGTCATGGAAGATACGATTGGAATTGTTGGCCTGTATGGCATGGGAGGGGTGGGTAAAACTACCCTGTTGACTcaaatcaataacaaattcCTTGTCAGTCCaaatcattttgattttgttatttgggTAGTGGTGTCTAAGGACTTGCAGCTTGAAAAGATTCAAGAATGTGTTGCCGAAAAGATTGGTTTATTTAACGAGTCATGGAGTAGTAAAAATGTTCAGGAGAAAGCTCAAGAAATATTCAAGATCTTGAGCGATAAGAAGTTTATGTTATTATTGGATGACATATGGGAGCCGGTTGATTTAGCTCAAGTGGGTTTACCTATTCCAAGCCCCAGAAGTACTTCTAGCAAAGTAGTTTTCACATCTCGTGATTTTGAGGTTTGTGGTCAAATGGAAGCTCACAGATCCTTCAAAGTGGAGTGCTTGGCATATGAGGATGCCTGGGAATTGTTTGAGGAAAAAGTAGGAAGAGAAATTCTTGTTAGTCATCCTGACACTCCTGAGCTAGCTGAAATTGTAGCCAAAGAATGTGGCGGTTTGCCACTTGCTTTAATTACTGTCGGTCGAGCCATGGCATCCAAGAAGACACCCCAAGAGTGGGAACATGCAATTGAGGTGTTAAGGAGTTCAAGCTCTAAATTTTTGGGATTGGAGAGATGGGTATATTCCCGTTTAAAGTTCAGTTATGACTTCTTACCTACTGACACCATTAGATTCTGTGTTTTCTATTGTTGTTTATTTCCTGAGGATTCTAAAATTTCCATAGAAGACTTGATAGATTGTTGGATATGCGAGGGACTTTTAGATGAATATGATGGATTTGGTGCACGAAATCAAGGTTAGTCCATCGTTGGTACGCTTCTTTATGCATGTCTATTGGAAGAAAGAAGACAATTTTGTACAGAGGCATTATGTGATCCGTGACATGACATTGTGGATTGCATCAACAATTGacaaggagaaagaaaaatttctggTTCTTGCAGGGGGCAGGATTAACAGGAGCACCAAGAATTGGAATGTGGAAAGAGATTACTAGGATGTCATTAATGCaaaatgcaattcaaaatCTAACAGAGACTCCAACATGTCCTCATCTCCGAGCtttgtttcttcattcaaATCACTTAGGTACGGTCAGcaataatttctttcattccATGGCTTCCCTTAGAGttttaatattcttatataATGGATCTCCAGAAAATTTACCATTAGGGATTTTGAACTTGGTTTCACTGCAACATCTTGATCTATCATGGACTGGTATAACAAGATTGCCAATAGAGTTGAAGTACCTGGTTAATCTTAAATGTTTGAACTTAGAATATACATTTCGTCTGTCTAGAATTCCGCAACTAGTGATATCTGATCTAAAGATGTTACGAGCATTAAGAATGTTTGAATGTGGTTTCAAAGTTGAACAAGAAGCAGATAGCATTTTGTTTGGAGATAGTGAAGTTTTGGTAGAGGAATTGCTTGCTTTGAAACATTTAAATCTGCTGACCATCACTTTGCAAATTTTCGGTGCCCTTCAAAGATTGCTGAACTATTGTAATAGCTCACGAAGCATTAATACTCAATCTCTATGTCTTAGACACTTGAACAATTCAAACTTGCTCAgtgctttttcttttgcaagtcTAAGGCATCTCTGGACACTTCATTTGTACTTCAATGACTTCGAAGAGTTAAATATTGATGCAGGGGAAGTGAAAAGAATCCGAGAAACCCGTGGTTTTCATAGTCTCCAAAAAGTTTATATAAACTACTCAAAATTCAGGCACGCAACATGGCTTGTACTTGCTCCGAGAGCAAAGGTCATTCGCATTTCTAACTGC
This window contains:
- the LOC102620943 gene encoding disease resistance protein SUMM2-like, whose protein sequence is MGNVCSPSFSCDDTISRCLDCTVRKAGYVCNLQDNIHSLQEELRRLTEVRNDVKIRIIVAEQQQMKPLEQVHGWLSRVQEVETKVEKLKEEEYPESRCSKSTYKLGKKVFRTLREVRSLRQEGDFKDVAQPVPENPVDERPLPPTVVGLQLTFDRVWRCLMEEHAGIVGLYGMGGVGKTTLLTQINNRFFDTPNHFDFVIWVVVSRDLQLEKIQESIAKKIGLFNESWKNKSMQEKAQEIFKILSKKKFVLLLDDIWELVDLDQVGLPIPSRTSVSNKVVFTTREFGVCGQMEAHRSFKVECLRYDDAWKLFEQKVGADTLDSHPDIPELAETLAKDCGGLPLALITVGRAMASRKTPREWEHAIEVLRSSASKFAGMEKRVFSRLKFSFDFLPSDATRFCLLYCTLFPEDYRISIEDLIDCWICEGFLDDLDGIEARNQGYSLIRNLLHACLLEEEKDDCVKMHDVVRDMALWIASTMDNEKEKFLVLTGAGLTEAPSVGMWKDVTRMSLMDNKIKRLTVSPNSPRLLTLFLNSNYFENDKVNYHFFKSMAALRVLKLSHSDLPFEISNLASLQYLDLSNSILERLPMELKYLVNLKCLNLEYTFRLSRISPQVISNLKMLRVLRMFECGSILDSLVEELLDLEHLNVLTITLHSNHALQRLLSSSRLQSISIPSLCLRGCRLEPLTIFSLASLRHLQTLHLVECNDLEDFMIDCVGEVKKIREIHGFHSLQNVYISHSKLRQVTWLILAPNLKHLEMQNCRYMEEIINIGKLGEVPAEVMENLIPFARLEYLILKGLSNLKNISSNALPFPRLKEMSVHECSKLRQLPLDRNCRLERKIIIEAEERWWKQLQWDDQATQNAFHPYFKSQLD